In Streptomyces sp. NBC_00704, a genomic segment contains:
- a CDS encoding carbohydrate ABC transporter permease: MNAVRRGLGNGVVQVVLVLVGLVWVTPLAGLFLSSARSAQDTAKGGWWTVFAAPGQLSFDNYSALLADSGMTRAFWNTVLISVPTTVLVVVLAALAGYAFAWLDFPGRDAVFLGVVALLVVPVQIGLLPVAKLFGRLGLFGTIPGVVLFHVAYGLPFAVFLLRNYFAEIPKEMLEAARMDGGGEWRIFTRLVLPVGRPALASLAIFQFLWVWNDMLVALLFADSSAQPLTVALQSQVRQFGSNIDVLAPGAFLSLIVPVAVFFAFQRHFVQGVMAGSVK; this comes from the coding sequence ATGAACGCCGTACGGCGCGGCCTCGGCAACGGTGTCGTGCAGGTCGTCCTCGTGCTGGTGGGCCTGGTCTGGGTCACACCGCTGGCCGGACTGTTCCTGTCCTCGGCGCGGTCCGCCCAGGACACCGCGAAGGGCGGCTGGTGGACGGTGTTCGCCGCCCCCGGACAGCTGTCCTTCGACAACTACTCGGCGCTGCTCGCCGATTCGGGCATGACGCGCGCCTTCTGGAACACCGTGCTGATCTCGGTGCCGACGACCGTCCTGGTCGTGGTGCTCGCGGCACTGGCCGGATACGCGTTCGCCTGGCTGGACTTCCCGGGCCGGGACGCCGTCTTCCTCGGCGTGGTGGCGCTGCTGGTGGTGCCCGTGCAGATCGGCCTGCTGCCGGTGGCCAAACTCTTCGGGCGACTGGGCCTGTTCGGGACGATCCCCGGCGTCGTGCTGTTCCACGTGGCGTACGGCCTGCCGTTCGCGGTGTTCCTGCTGCGCAACTACTTCGCCGAGATACCGAAGGAGATGCTGGAGGCGGCGCGGATGGACGGCGGCGGCGAATGGCGGATCTTCACCCGGCTGGTGCTGCCGGTGGGCCGGCCCGCCCTCGCGAGCCTCGCCATCTTCCAGTTCCTGTGGGTGTGGAACGACATGCTCGTGGCGCTGCTCTTCGCCGACAGCTCCGCCCAGCCCCTGACCGTCGCTTTGCAGTCCCAGGTACGGCAGTTCGGCAGCAACATCGACGTCCTCGCCCCGGGCGCGTTCCTGTCCCTGATCGTCCCCGTGGCCGTCTTCTTCGCCTTCCAGCGGCACTTCGTGCAGGGCGTGATGGCCGGGTCCGTCAAATAG
- the opcA gene encoding glucose-6-phosphate dehydrogenase assembly protein OpcA: MKTDLTDTTASKINKALVQGRRAIGTPAVGMVLTLVVVTDEENAYDALKAADDASHEHPSRTLVVIKRVSRSPRGRTQSRLDAEVRLGADAGSGETVILRLYGEVSDHAQSVVLPLLLPDAPVVVWWSVDAPPDPAGDPLGALGQRRVTDSYAAEKPIEELRVRAENYEPGDTDLAWARITPWRSMLAAALDQVSCEIVSAEVAGEESNPSVELLAMWLADRLRVHVRRAVSAGPGLTQVRMETTGGPITLHRSDGAMATLALPGQPDRAVALKRRETSELLAEELRRLDPDDTYASALRFGVDRLGGQSAAEREAERAAAAAQPTPALPVRTVADPAAADRDAEPARPAAAPANQGDADRPSPAQMPPVRKADPQ, translated from the coding sequence ATGAAGACAGATCTCACGGACACCACGGCCAGCAAGATCAACAAGGCGCTGGTGCAGGGCCGCCGCGCGATAGGCACCCCCGCCGTCGGCATGGTGCTCACCCTCGTCGTCGTCACGGACGAGGAGAACGCCTACGACGCCCTGAAGGCCGCCGACGACGCGTCGCACGAGCACCCCTCGCGCACGCTGGTGGTCATCAAGCGCGTCTCGCGCTCCCCCCGGGGCCGCACCCAGTCCCGCCTGGACGCCGAGGTGCGGCTGGGCGCGGACGCGGGCAGCGGCGAGACCGTCATCCTGCGTCTGTACGGCGAGGTCTCCGACCACGCCCAGTCGGTCGTCCTGCCGCTGCTGCTGCCGGACGCGCCGGTGGTGGTCTGGTGGTCGGTGGACGCCCCGCCCGACCCGGCGGGCGACCCGCTGGGCGCCCTCGGGCAGCGCCGGGTCACCGACAGCTACGCGGCCGAGAAGCCCATCGAGGAGCTGCGGGTCCGGGCCGAGAACTACGAGCCCGGCGACACGGACCTGGCGTGGGCCCGGATCACCCCCTGGCGCTCGATGCTGGCCGCCGCGCTCGACCAGGTCAGCTGCGAGATCGTGTCCGCCGAGGTGGCGGGCGAGGAGTCCAACCCGAGCGTCGAGCTGCTCGCCATGTGGCTCGCCGACCGGCTCCGTGTGCACGTGCGGCGCGCGGTCTCGGCCGGTCCGGGTCTGACCCAGGTCCGGATGGAGACCACCGGCGGCCCGATCACCCTGCACCGGTCGGACGGGGCGATGGCCACCCTGGCGCTGCCGGGCCAGCCGGACCGCGCGGTGGCGCTCAAGCGCCGCGAGACGTCCGAGCTGCTCGCGGAGGAGCTGCGCAGGCTCGACCCCGACGACACCTACGCGTCCGCGCTGCGGTTCGGCGTGGACCGGCTCGGCGGTCAGTCGGCCGCGGAGCGCGAGGCGGAGCGGGCCGCGGCCGCCGCGCAGCCCACGCCGGCCCTCCCGGTGCGCACGGTGGCGGACCCGGCGGCCGCGGACCGCGACGCGGAACCGGCCCGTCCGGCCGCCGCCCCGGCGAACCAGGGCGACGCCGACCGGCCCTCCCCGGCGCAGATGCCCCCGGTCAGGAAAGCGGATCCGCAGTGA
- the tal gene encoding transaldolase — protein MTDALKRLSEEGVAIWLDDLSRKRITSGNLAELIDQQHVVGVTTNPSIFQKAISQGDGYDQQLSDLAARKVTVEEAIRMITTADVRDAADILRPVFDATGGQDGRVSIEVDPRLAHHTKPTVAEAKQLAWLVDRPNTLIKIPATMGGLPAIGEVIGLGISVNVTLIFSLERYRQVMDAYLSGLEQAKERGLDLSKIHSVASFFVSRVDTEIDKRLDALGTDEAKAARGKAGLANARLAYQAYEEVFAGERWAALEKAGANKQRPLWASTGVKDPAYKDTLYVDDLVAPNTVNTMPEATLFATEDHGSITGNTVAGTYEQARAEIDAVEKLGISYDEVVQLLEDEGVEKFEASWNDLLKSTEAELERLAPSEG, from the coding sequence ATGACAGACGCACTCAAGCGCCTCTCCGAAGAAGGCGTCGCGATCTGGCTGGACGACCTGTCGCGCAAGCGGATCACGTCCGGCAACCTCGCCGAGCTGATCGACCAGCAGCACGTCGTGGGCGTCACCACCAACCCGTCGATCTTCCAGAAGGCGATCTCGCAGGGCGACGGCTACGACCAGCAGCTGTCGGACCTCGCCGCGCGCAAGGTGACGGTCGAAGAGGCCATCCGCATGATCACGACGGCGGACGTCCGTGACGCCGCCGACATCCTGCGCCCGGTCTTCGACGCGACCGGCGGCCAGGACGGCCGCGTGTCCATCGAGGTCGACCCGCGCCTGGCGCACCACACCAAGCCGACGGTCGCCGAGGCCAAGCAGCTCGCCTGGCTGGTCGACCGCCCCAACACGCTGATCAAGATCCCGGCCACGATGGGCGGCCTGCCGGCCATCGGCGAGGTCATCGGCCTGGGCATCAGCGTCAACGTCACGCTGATCTTCTCGCTGGAGCGCTACCGCCAGGTCATGGACGCCTACCTGTCCGGCCTGGAGCAGGCCAAGGAGCGCGGCCTGGACCTGTCGAAGATCCACTCCGTGGCGTCCTTCTTCGTGTCCCGGGTGGACACCGAGATCGACAAGCGGCTCGACGCCCTCGGCACCGACGAGGCCAAGGCCGCCCGCGGCAAGGCCGGCCTCGCCAACGCCCGCCTGGCCTACCAGGCGTACGAGGAGGTCTTCGCCGGCGAGCGCTGGGCCGCGCTGGAGAAGGCGGGCGCCAACAAGCAGCGTCCGCTGTGGGCCTCCACCGGCGTGAAGGACCCCGCGTACAAGGACACCCTGTACGTGGACGACCTGGTGGCGCCGAACACGGTGAACACCATGCCCGAGGCGACCCTCTTCGCCACCGAGGACCACGGCTCGATCACCGGCAACACCGTCGCCGGCACCTACGAGCAGGCCCGCGCGGAGATCGACGCCGTCGAGAAGCTCGGCATCTCCTACGACGAGGTGGTGCAGCTCCTCGAGGACGAGGGCGTCGAGAAGTTCGAGGCCTCCTGGAACGACCTGCTCAAGTCGACCGAGGCGGAGCTGGAACGCCTCGCCCCCTCGGAGGGCTGA
- the pgl gene encoding 6-phosphogluconolactonase yields the protein MSTPQLVVHHDKELMAQAAAARLITKIVDAQASRGLASVVLTGGRNGNGLLAALASAPARDAVDWSRLDLWWGDERFLPEGDPERNVTQAREALLDSVPVDPERVHAMPASDGPHGGDVEAAAVAYAEELARAAGPGNHGGVPSFDVLMLGVGPDTHVASLFPELPAVRETERTVVGVRGAPKPPPTRVTLTLPAIRAAREVWLLAAGEDKAQAAAIALSGAGEIQAPAAGARGRSRTLWLLDSAAASRLPRSLYPPASP from the coding sequence GTGAGCACCCCCCAGCTGGTCGTGCACCACGACAAGGAGCTGATGGCGCAGGCCGCGGCGGCCCGGCTGATCACGAAGATCGTGGACGCCCAGGCCTCGCGGGGTCTGGCGTCCGTGGTCCTGACGGGCGGCCGCAACGGCAACGGGCTGCTCGCCGCGCTGGCGTCGGCGCCCGCCCGGGACGCCGTCGACTGGAGCCGTCTGGACCTGTGGTGGGGCGACGAGCGGTTCCTGCCCGAGGGCGACCCGGAGCGCAACGTCACGCAGGCCCGTGAGGCCCTGCTGGACTCCGTCCCGGTGGACCCGGAGCGCGTGCACGCCATGCCCGCGTCGGACGGTCCGCACGGCGGGGACGTGGAGGCGGCCGCGGTCGCCTACGCCGAGGAGCTGGCCCGCGCGGCCGGTCCCGGCAACCACGGCGGCGTGCCCTCTTTCGACGTCCTGATGCTGGGCGTCGGCCCGGACACCCATGTGGCCTCGCTCTTCCCGGAGCTGCCGGCCGTGCGGGAGACCGAGCGCACGGTGGTGGGCGTGCGCGGAGCGCCCAAGCCCCCGCCGACCCGCGTCACCCTCACGCTCCCGGCGATCCGGGCGGCCCGTGAGGTGTGGCTGCTCGCGGCCGGCGAGGACAAGGCGCAGGCCGCGGCGATCGCCCTGTCCGGCGCGGGCGAGATCCAGGCCCCGGCGGCGGGCGCCCGCGGCAGGTCCCGCACGCTGTGGCTGCTGGACTCCGCGGCAGCCTCCCGGCTGCCGCGGTCGCTGTACCCTCCGGCCTCGCCGTGA
- the zwf gene encoding glucose-6-phosphate dehydrogenase — MSPLSGLTGHGANPLRDPADRRLPRIAGPSGLVIFGVTGDLSRKKLMPAVYDLANRGLLPPGFSLVGFARREWEHEDFAQEVHDAVREHARTPFREEVWQQLVQGMRFVQGTFDDDDAFERLRGTIEELDKAQGTGGNFAFYLSVPPRSFPVVIQQLKKHGLADQKNGSWRRAVIEKPFGHDLASAEELNKVVHEVFGSDQVFRIDHYLGKETVQNILALRFANTMFEPIWNRSFVDHVQITMAEDIGIGGRAGYYDGIGAARDVIQNHLLQLMALTAMEEPASFDADALAAEKTKVLGAVRLPKDLGRDTVRGQYAAGWQGGEKAVGYLEEDGIDPQSKTDTYAAVKLGVDNRRWAGVPFYLRTGKRLGRRVTEIAVVFQRAPHSPFDSTATEELGANAIVIRVQPDEGITVRFGSKVPGTSMEIRDVSMDFAYGESFTESSPEAYERLILDVLLGDSNLFPRTEEVELSWKILDPIERHWDKNGKPAQYPSGTWGPVEADRMLERDGRSWRRP; from the coding sequence TTGTCGCCCCTTTCCGGCCTCACCGGTCACGGAGCCAACCCGCTCCGTGACCCCGCCGACCGACGGCTCCCGCGCATCGCGGGGCCGTCGGGCCTGGTCATCTTCGGCGTCACGGGCGACCTGTCGCGGAAGAAGCTCATGCCCGCCGTGTACGACCTCGCCAACCGTGGTCTGCTGCCGCCGGGCTTCTCGCTGGTCGGCTTCGCCCGCCGCGAGTGGGAGCACGAGGACTTCGCACAGGAGGTCCACGACGCGGTCAGGGAGCACGCCCGCACGCCCTTCCGCGAGGAGGTCTGGCAGCAGCTCGTCCAGGGCATGCGCTTCGTGCAGGGCACCTTCGACGACGACGACGCCTTCGAGCGGCTGCGCGGCACGATCGAGGAGCTCGACAAGGCACAGGGCACCGGCGGCAACTTCGCCTTCTACCTCTCGGTGCCGCCGCGTTCCTTCCCGGTGGTCATCCAGCAGCTGAAGAAGCACGGGCTGGCCGACCAGAAGAACGGCTCGTGGCGCCGGGCGGTCATCGAGAAGCCGTTCGGGCACGACCTCGCCTCGGCCGAGGAGCTGAACAAGGTCGTCCACGAGGTCTTCGGCTCGGACCAGGTCTTCCGCATCGACCACTACCTGGGCAAGGAGACCGTCCAGAACATCCTGGCGCTGCGCTTCGCCAACACCATGTTCGAGCCGATCTGGAACCGGTCCTTCGTGGACCACGTGCAGATCACCATGGCCGAGGACATCGGCATCGGCGGCCGGGCCGGCTACTACGACGGCATCGGCGCCGCCCGTGACGTCATCCAGAACCACCTGCTCCAGCTCATGGCCCTGACCGCCATGGAGGAGCCGGCCTCCTTCGACGCGGACGCGCTGGCCGCCGAGAAGACCAAGGTGCTCGGCGCCGTCCGGCTGCCGAAGGACCTGGGCCGCGACACCGTGCGCGGCCAGTACGCGGCGGGCTGGCAGGGCGGCGAGAAGGCCGTCGGCTACCTCGAAGAGGACGGCATCGACCCCCAGTCGAAGACCGACACCTACGCGGCCGTCAAGCTCGGCGTGGACAACCGCCGCTGGGCGGGCGTCCCGTTCTACCTGCGCACCGGCAAGCGTCTCGGCCGGCGCGTCACCGAGATCGCGGTGGTCTTCCAGCGGGCCCCGCACTCCCCGTTCGACTCCACGGCCACCGAGGAGCTCGGCGCGAACGCGATCGTCATCCGCGTCCAGCCCGACGAGGGCATCACCGTGCGCTTCGGCTCCAAGGTGCCCGGCACCTCCATGGAGATCCGGGACGTGTCGATGGACTTCGCCTACGGCGAGTCCTTCACGGAGTCCTCGCCCGAGGCGTACGAGCGGTTGATCCTCGACGTGCTGCTCGGCGACTCGAACCTCTTCCCCCGCACGGAGGAGGTCGAGCTGTCCTGGAAGATCCTCGACCCGATCGAGCGGCACTGGGACAAGAACGGCAAGCCCGCGCAGTACCCGTCGGGCACCTGGGGTCCCGTCGAGGCCGACCGGATGCTCGAGCGAGACGGACGGAGCTGGCGCCGGCCATGA
- a CDS encoding ABC transporter substrate-binding protein, whose translation MMRRRTTLLTGCTALVLALGATACGGGEPVAAGGGDQALGGQTVTVAGVWSGSEQKNFQKVLDAFSEKTGAKTQFVSTGDNVSTVVGSKIEGGNAPDVVMVPQVGVLQQFAGNGWLKPLSPTVRTAVKGNYAKVWNDYGSVDGSLYGLYFKAAHKSTVWYSPDALAQAGVQPPTTYGALLKAGHTVSDSGLAAFSVAGQDGWTLTDWFENVYLSQAGPAKYDALAAHTLKWTDASVVRALTTLGELFKDRQLIAGGQKGALNTDFPGSVEKVFGPKPEAGMVYEGDFVAGVAKDQFGRTIGKDANFFPFPAVDGGDAPVVSGGDAAVVLKDGKNTKAGMALVEYLATPEAAAVWAKAGGFLSPNKSLDLASYGDDVTRATAKSLVDAGDSVRFDMSDQAPAAFGGTKGAGEWKLLQDFLRDPSDPKATAAALETAAAKAYKG comes from the coding sequence ATGATGCGACGACGTACCACCCTGCTCACCGGCTGCACCGCCCTCGTCCTCGCGCTCGGCGCGACCGCCTGCGGAGGCGGCGAACCGGTCGCGGCCGGCGGCGGCGACCAGGCGCTCGGCGGCCAGACCGTCACCGTGGCCGGCGTCTGGTCCGGCAGCGAGCAGAAGAACTTCCAGAAGGTGCTGGACGCGTTCAGCGAGAAGACCGGCGCCAAGACGCAGTTCGTGTCCACCGGCGACAACGTCTCCACCGTCGTCGGCAGCAAGATCGAGGGCGGCAACGCACCCGACGTGGTCATGGTGCCCCAGGTCGGCGTGCTCCAGCAGTTCGCCGGGAACGGCTGGCTCAAGCCGCTGTCCCCGACCGTCCGCACCGCCGTCAAGGGCAACTACGCGAAGGTCTGGAACGACTACGGCAGCGTCGACGGCTCCCTGTACGGCCTCTACTTCAAGGCCGCCCACAAGTCGACCGTCTGGTACAGCCCGGACGCCCTCGCCCAAGCCGGCGTCCAGCCCCCCACCACCTACGGCGCCCTGCTGAAGGCCGGACACACCGTCTCCGACTCCGGCCTCGCCGCCTTCTCGGTGGCCGGCCAGGACGGCTGGACGCTCACCGACTGGTTCGAGAACGTCTACCTCTCCCAGGCCGGGCCCGCCAAGTACGACGCCCTCGCCGCCCACACGCTCAAGTGGACCGACGCGTCGGTGGTCCGGGCGCTCACCACCCTCGGCGAGCTGTTCAAGGACCGGCAGCTGATCGCGGGCGGCCAGAAGGGGGCCCTGAACACCGACTTCCCGGGCTCCGTGGAGAAGGTCTTCGGGCCGAAGCCCGAGGCGGGCATGGTCTACGAGGGCGACTTCGTCGCCGGGGTCGCCAAGGACCAGTTCGGCAGGACCATCGGCAAGGACGCGAACTTCTTCCCCTTCCCCGCGGTCGACGGCGGCGACGCCCCGGTGGTCAGCGGCGGCGACGCGGCCGTCGTCCTCAAGGACGGCAAGAACACCAAGGCCGGCATGGCGCTCGTGGAGTACCTGGCGACCCCCGAGGCGGCGGCCGTGTGGGCGAAGGCCGGCGGCTTCCTGTCCCCGAACAAGTCGCTCGACCTCGCCTCGTACGGCGACGACGTCACGCGCGCGACCGCCAAGTCCCTCGTGGACGCCGGCGACTCGGTCCGCTTCGACATGTCCGACCAGGCGCCGGCGGCCTTCGGCGGCACCAAGGGCGCGGGGGAGTGGAAGCTGCTCCAGGACTTCCTGCGCGACCCGTCCGACCCGAAGGCGACCGCGGCGGCGCTCGAGACCGCGGCCGCCAAGGCCTACAAGGGCTGA
- a CDS encoding ABC transporter permease subunit: MTATLLKEASPPPVGAAAPRRRPRRRGRIIALLFAFPALLLLGALVVYPVLFSVGRSFFDASGTRFVGGDNYTEMFHDPATLNAVRNTAVWVVVAPALLTGLGLVLAVLVEKVRWATAFKLLLFMPMAVSFLAAGIIFRLAYDEDPDKGVLNAAVVSVHDAFRSSSPYPDGRAREGGTLTRDADGAYRTGASASPGDSLALPLVGVPPKDLPADARPASPAAARKAAPDELRGVVYLDFTPGGGGEQGRVDPRESGLPGAAVEAVRDGRTVASTTTAADGSFSFTGLDAGSYTLRLPASNFAQPYGGVSWLGPALVTPAIIGAYLWIWTGFAMVLIGAGLAALPRDALEAARMDGANEWQIFRRITVPLLAPVLTVVFVTLVINVLKVFDLVYIIAPGPVQEDATVLATQMWLVSFGGGNNQGLGSALGVLLLLLVVPAMVFNVRRFRRSQR, encoded by the coding sequence GTGACCGCGACCCTGCTGAAAGAGGCGAGCCCGCCCCCCGTCGGCGCCGCCGCCCCCCGCCGGCGCCCCCGGCGACGGGGCCGGATCATCGCCCTGCTCTTCGCGTTCCCGGCGCTGCTCCTGCTCGGCGCCCTCGTCGTCTACCCCGTGCTGTTCTCCGTCGGCCGCAGCTTCTTCGACGCCTCCGGCACCCGCTTCGTGGGCGGCGACAACTACACCGAGATGTTCCACGACCCGGCCACCCTCAACGCCGTGCGCAACACGGCCGTCTGGGTCGTCGTCGCCCCGGCCCTGCTCACCGGCCTCGGCCTGGTCCTCGCCGTCCTCGTGGAGAAGGTCCGCTGGGCGACGGCCTTCAAGCTGCTGCTGTTCATGCCGATGGCCGTGTCCTTCCTCGCCGCGGGCATCATTTTCCGGCTGGCCTACGACGAGGACCCGGACAAGGGCGTCCTGAACGCCGCCGTCGTCTCCGTCCACGACGCCTTCCGCAGCTCCTCCCCCTACCCCGACGGCCGGGCCCGCGAGGGCGGGACGCTGACCCGGGACGCCGACGGCGCCTACCGGACGGGCGCGAGCGCCTCCCCCGGCGACTCCCTCGCCCTCCCGCTGGTCGGCGTCCCGCCCAAGGACCTCCCCGCGGACGCCCGCCCGGCCTCCCCGGCCGCCGCCCGCAAGGCCGCGCCGGACGAGCTGCGCGGCGTCGTCTACCTGGACTTCACCCCCGGCGGGGGAGGAGAGCAGGGCAGGGTCGACCCCCGCGAGAGCGGGCTTCCGGGCGCGGCGGTCGAGGCGGTGCGCGACGGCCGGACGGTCGCGAGCACCACCACCGCCGCGGACGGCTCCTTCTCCTTCACCGGCCTGGACGCCGGCTCGTACACGCTCAGGCTGCCCGCGTCGAACTTCGCCCAGCCCTACGGCGGCGTCTCCTGGCTCGGTCCGGCGCTCGTCACACCGGCGATCATCGGGGCGTACCTGTGGATCTGGACCGGCTTCGCCATGGTGCTGATCGGCGCGGGACTCGCCGCGCTGCCCCGCGACGCGCTCGAGGCGGCGCGCATGGACGGGGCCAACGAGTGGCAGATCTTCCGGCGGATCACCGTCCCGCTGCTGGCGCCCGTCCTCACCGTGGTCTTCGTGACGCTGGTGATCAACGTGCTGAAGGTGTTCGACCTCGTTTACATCATCGCCCCCGGCCCGGTGCAGGAGGACGCGACCGTCCTCGCGACCCAGATGTGGCTGGTGTCGTTCGGCGGCGGCAACAACCAGGGCCTGGGCAGTGCCCTCGGCGTCCTGCTGCTGCTCCTCGTCGTCCCCGCCATGGTCTTCAACGTCCGTCGGTTCCGAAGGAGTCAGCGATGA
- a CDS encoding glycoside hydrolase family 13 protein, which translates to MNRLPWWRDAVIYQVYVRSFLDSTGDGIGDLAGVRAGLPYLKKLGVDGIWLSPFYPSPQADHGYDVADYRDVDPVFGDLAEFDLLMAAARRLGVRVLLDIVPNHCSSEHPWFREALAAAPGSAARARFHFADGRGPHGDEPPNNWHAMFGGPAWSRVTEADGRPGQWYLHMFTPEQPDWNWRDPEVAAEFDRTLRFWLDRGVDGFRIDVAAGLFKHPELPDSPDPEADARTRDSVNPLAWNRPEVHDVWRHWRSVCDAYAARDGRERLLVGEVSVPTAREHAHYVRPDELHQAFFFDLLSAPWDAGAFRKVISEAMQDIAGTGSTVTWVLNNHDQVRTVTRYGEPATGGSGLGPARARAAALLMLALPGAAYIYQGEELGLPEVVDLPDDVLTDPIFRRTGSRARIRDGCRVPLPWSGQASPFGFTSGAEGARPWLPQPEYFAEHATDRALADTRSFWHLYREGLQLRASLEQLGEGSLHWLETAPDVLGFTRGDGLVCAVNFGTAPTPAPVSGTPLLSSGPCPAGVLPGSTAAWWLTDL; encoded by the coding sequence TTGAACAGGCTCCCTTGGTGGCGCGACGCCGTGATCTACCAGGTCTACGTCCGCAGCTTCCTGGACAGCACGGGCGACGGGATCGGCGATCTCGCCGGGGTCAGGGCCGGGCTGCCGTACCTCAAAAAGCTCGGCGTCGACGGGATCTGGCTGAGCCCCTTCTACCCCTCGCCGCAGGCCGACCACGGCTACGACGTCGCCGACTACCGCGACGTCGACCCGGTCTTCGGCGACCTCGCCGAGTTCGACCTGCTGATGGCCGCCGCCCGCCGGCTCGGCGTCCGGGTGCTCCTGGACATCGTCCCCAACCACTGCTCCAGCGAGCACCCCTGGTTCCGCGAGGCCCTCGCCGCCGCCCCCGGCAGCGCGGCCCGCGCCCGCTTCCACTTCGCCGACGGCCGCGGCCCGCACGGCGACGAACCGCCCAACAACTGGCACGCCATGTTCGGCGGCCCGGCCTGGAGCCGGGTGACCGAGGCCGACGGCCGGCCCGGCCAGTGGTACCTGCACATGTTCACGCCCGAGCAGCCGGACTGGAACTGGCGCGACCCCGAGGTGGCCGCGGAGTTCGACCGGACGCTGCGCTTCTGGCTCGACCGGGGCGTCGACGGCTTCCGCATCGACGTGGCGGCCGGCCTCTTCAAGCACCCGGAGCTGCCCGACTCCCCGGACCCCGAGGCCGACGCCCGCACCCGCGACTCGGTCAACCCGCTCGCCTGGAACCGGCCCGAGGTGCACGACGTCTGGCGGCACTGGCGCTCGGTCTGCGACGCCTACGCCGCGCGGGACGGACGCGAACGCCTGCTGGTCGGCGAGGTGTCCGTGCCCACCGCCCGCGAACACGCCCACTACGTCCGGCCCGACGAACTCCACCAGGCGTTCTTCTTCGACCTGCTCAGCGCCCCCTGGGACGCCGGCGCCTTCCGCAAGGTCATCTCCGAGGCCATGCAGGACATCGCCGGCACCGGCTCCACGGTCACCTGGGTCCTCAACAACCACGACCAGGTCCGCACCGTCACCCGCTACGGCGAACCCGCCACCGGGGGCAGCGGCCTCGGCCCCGCCCGCGCCCGGGCCGCCGCCCTGCTGATGCTGGCGCTGCCCGGCGCCGCGTACATCTACCAGGGCGAGGAACTGGGCCTGCCCGAGGTCGTCGACCTGCCCGACGACGTCCTCACCGACCCGATCTTCCGCCGCACCGGCAGCCGGGCCCGCATCCGCGACGGCTGCCGGGTGCCGCTGCCCTGGTCCGGACAGGCCTCGCCGTTCGGCTTCACCTCCGGCGCCGAGGGCGCGAGGCCCTGGCTGCCGCAACCCGAGTACTTCGCCGAACACGCCACCGACCGCGCCCTCGCCGACACCCGCTCCTTCTGGCACCTGTACCGCGAAGGCCTCCAACTGCGCGCCTCACTGGAGCAGTTGGGCGAGGGCTCGCTGCACTGGCTGGAGACCGCCCCCGACGTCCTCGGCTTCACCCGCGGCGACGGCCTCGTCTGCGCCGTCAACTTCGGCACCGCGCCCACGCCCGCACCGGTCTCCGGCACCCCGCTGCTGTCCAGCGGTCCCTGTCCGGCCGGGGTGCTCCCCGGTTCGACGGCGGCCTGGTGGCTCACCGACCTCTGA